One Salifodinibacter halophilus DNA window includes the following coding sequences:
- a CDS encoding acetyl-CoA carboxylase carboxyl transferase subunit alpha — protein MNPNYLDFEQPIADLETKIQELRHASSGPAVDIDAEIHTLQ, from the coding sequence ATGAACCCGAACTACCTCGACTTCGAGCAGCCCATCGCCGACCTGGAAACCAAGATCCAGGAGCTGCGCCATGCCAGCAGCGGTCCGGCGGTCGACATCGACGCCGAAATCCACACCCTGCAG